The sequence GTGGTGGCCGTCCTGGCCACCCACTGGACCGACGGCGGGTCGGTCGACCTGGTCGCGATCGGCGAGCGGGCCCGCCAGGCCGGGGCCGCCCTGGTGGTCGACGCCAGCCAGGCCCTGGGGGCGGCACCGCTCGACCTGGCCGCCGTCCAGCCCGACTACCTGGTCACGGTCGGCTACAAGTGGCTGCTGGGCCCGTTCGCGCTCGGCTACCTCTACGTGGCCGAGCGGCACCGCGACGGCGTCCCGCTGGAGGAGAACTGGATCTCGCGCCTCGGGTCGGAGGACTTCGGCGCCCTGGTCGACTACCAGGACCGCTACCAGCCGGGGGCCCGCCGCTTCGACATCGGCCAGCGCAGCCACTTCGAGACCACCCCGATGGCCGTGGCCGCCCTCCGCCAGCTGCTCGACTGGGAGGTCGAGCGGGTCGCCGCCACCCTCGGCCAGGTCACCGGCCGCATCCAGCGCGAAGTCGCGGCCATCGGCCTCCGGCTGACCTCCGGCGACCGGGTCCCGCACATGCTCGGCATCGCCTTCCCCGACGAGGCGCGCGGGGCCGTGGCCGCCGCACTCGCCGGCGCCGGGGTGTTCGCCGGCGTCAGGGGCTCGTCCCTGCGCGTCTCCCCGCACCTGTGGACCACCGACCAGGACGTGGAGCGCCTGGTCGGCGCCCTGACCAAGGCGACGAACAGGATGGTGGCCTCGTGAAGACTCTGGGGACCTACAACATCAAGGGCGGGGTCGGGAAGACCGCCACCGCCGTCAACCTGGCCTGGCTGGCCGCCCGGGACGGCCAGCGGACCCTGCTCTGGGACCTCGACCCGCAGGGCGCGGCCAGCTACGTCCTCCGTGTCCGCCCCCACGTCAAGGGGGGCGGCAAGGCCCTCGTCCGCGGCAAGCGCTCCCTCGACCAGGCCGTCAAGCAGACCGAGTTCGAGCGTCTCGACCTGGTGCCCTCCGACTTCACCTACCGCAACCTCGACCTCGTCCTCGACGACGCCAAGAAGCCGACCCAGCGGCTCGCCCGCATGCTCGCCCCGCTCGCGGACGACTACGACGTGGCCATCCTCGACTCCCCGCCCGGCATCTCCCTGGTCTCCGAGAACGTCGTCCAGGCCGCCGGCACCCTGCTCGTCCCCCTCATCCCCACCACCCTGTCGGTCCGGACCCTGGAGCAGCTGACCGAGTTCGTGGCCGGGCTCGACCACCGGCCGGCCTTGTTCCCCTTCTTCACCATGGCCGACGGCCGCAAGCGCCTCCACCGCGAGGTGATGGAGGACCTCCGCGCCCGCCGCGACGACCTGGCGACCACGGTCATCCCCGCCCGCTCCCTGGTCGAGCAGATGGCCGTCCACCGCGCCCCCCTGCCCACCTTCTCCCCCCGCAGCCAGGTCACCCGCAGCTACGAGGAGCTGTGGGCCGAGGTCCGGCAACGCAGCGGCACCGCGTGGATCCCGAAGGGAGGCTCATGACGCAGGACTACGTCGCCGGAGCCTGCAACATCGGCCCGGCCGAGATCGCCCTCCGCCGCCGCGTCGGGCACGTCGGCCTGGCCACCACCGCCGTCCTCGCCGCCGCCCTCATCCGCTCCGACCTCCCCCGGCCCTGGCGCCTCACCCTCGCCCTCCCGGCCACCGGCGCCGCGGCCGGCTACCTCCAGGCCCGCTCCCGCTTCTGCGCCGACTTCGGGTTCCGGGGCGTCTACAACTTCGACCGCCCCGCCCGCCGACCCCAGGCCCGGGTCCCCACCGAGCAGGCGCGCCAGCAGGACCGCCGCCGCGCCCTCCGGATCGGCGCCGCCTCGGCCGCCATCGGGGTCGGGGTCGCGGTGGTCGCCTTGCTCGCCTGATCGAACATCATTGGGCCCGTCCGTCACCATCCTCCCGGCTCCGAAAGGCAAGATCGCCATGGACGTGGTCGTCGTCCCCCTGGTCTGGCAGGACGCGGCCCCATGAGCCTGCTGGTCCGCGACAACACCACCATCCGCCTCCAAGACCACTGGCCCACCCAGGACGACCTCGGCCTGCTGGTCCTGATGCCCGGCGGCGAAGCCGGGATCCTCACCAGCTGGTGGCACGCCCCCGACCATTCCGAGTGGCGCTGGCAGCTGGAGCTCTCCGGCCACCGCTAACCTCCCGAAGGACACGACGATGGTTCCCACAGCCACGACCGCCCTCGCCACCACCCGTGTCGGCGATCTCCACCGCCAAGCCCAGGTCAGCCCCTGGACACTCCTCGTGATGGACCGCCGCCAGGACGGGGACCATACTCATCCCCATGACAACGCCCACCCCAAGGTGCCCGACCTGCGGCGGCCTGCTCGCCCACGACCCGCATTCGTTCCCGTCACCTGGCGAGCGGCTCACACCATGGATGATCCATGACCTGCCGAGGATCGCCTGGATCGTGGAGCACCGGGCAGCAGAGCTGACCGACGAGGAGCGCCAGATCGTTCGCGACGCCACCACCCGGATGCTGCACGCCCTGGAGCACGACACCGTCTGAGCTGGTCGCCGTCACCGGTTGCTCAACTCCGCCGAGGGTGTTTGTCGGTGGAGATGATGGGACTCGAACCCACGACCCCTGCCTGCAAAGCCGGATCCGGCAGGATCGCCACCTCCGACGGCAGTGAACGCTGCCGGTCAAGAGGGGCAGAGTGTGTCCGTTGTTGTCCCCTGGAGACCGGGTCGTCGCCAGCCTCGTTGGCAAGTCGCGGGGAGGCGCGCGGCAGCAGGACACCAGAGGACTCAGCGGTCCATGCCATGCTGGTCGACGTGAGTTGAGCGGCGTAGCGTTCGCTCATGGCGGCCAACCGCGAGCGGGTGGCGCTCGCCTCCTTCATCATCGGCTCGGTGCTGGCCGGCGGCAATGCGGTGGGTGTCCGGTTCAGCAACCGCGAGCTGGCCCCGCTGTGGGGCGCCGGCCTGCGCTTCCTGGTGGCCGCCGGCCTGCTCGTGGCCGTCATGGCGGCGCTGCGCCAGCCGCCACCCCGGGGACGGGCACTAACCGGTGCGCTGCTGTATGGCGTGTTCAACTTCGGCGGTGCCTTCGCCCTTGCCT comes from Actinomycetota bacterium and encodes:
- a CDS encoding ParA family protein, whose translation is MKTLGTYNIKGGVGKTATAVNLAWLAARDGQRTLLWDLDPQGAASYVLRVRPHVKGGGKALVRGKRSLDQAVKQTEFERLDLVPSDFTYRNLDLVLDDAKKPTQRLARMLAPLADDYDVAILDSPPGISLVSENVVQAAGTLLVPLIPTTLSVRTLEQLTEFVAGLDHRPALFPFFTMADGRKRLHREVMEDLRARRDDLATTVIPARSLVEQMAVHRAPLPTFSPRSQVTRSYEELWAEVRQRSGTAWIPKGGS
- a CDS encoding aminotransferase class V-fold PLP-dependent enzyme; the encoded protein is MPPPDHHTPGPAAPRPLPVQRELFDIPSDVAYFNCASLAPTLRASREAAEAALARRARPWRISSDDWFSGAEERRALFARLAGVDPDGVALVPATSYGLAVAAANLPAGPGRRVLVLADDFPSNRYTWQRFAGRTGAALVTVERRDGRTWGEAVLEELDERTAVVAVLATHWTDGGSVDLVAIGERARQAGAALVVDASQALGAAPLDLAAVQPDYLVTVGYKWLLGPFALGYLYVAERHRDGVPLEENWISRLGSEDFGALVDYQDRYQPGARRFDIGQRSHFETTPMAVAALRQLLDWEVERVAATLGQVTGRIQREVAAIGLRLTSGDRVPHMLGIAFPDEARGAVAAALAGAGVFAGVRGSSLRVSPHLWTTDQDVERLVGALTKATNRMVAS